The Brassica oleracea var. oleracea cultivar TO1000 chromosome C6, BOL, whole genome shotgun sequence genome includes a region encoding these proteins:
- the LOC106297851 gene encoding egg cell-secreted protein 1.1-like yields MATKPTFAVSFTVMLVLMVTSSTVTARPLMKPTVGAPSPSTSLVYRLRLDEETGYCWDSLMQLQHCSGELILFFLNGETYIGPGCCSAIRTVGSKCWPTMIGVLGFTAQEGDMLQGYCDDEHDEHALAFSPLPTTVA; encoded by the coding sequence ATGGCTACTAAACCAACTTTTGCGGTTAGCTTCACTGTGATGCTCGTGCTCATGGTAACTTCTTCCACGGTGACAGCACGACCTCTCATGAAACCAACCGTAGGCGCACCTTCTCCTTCCACAAGCCTTGTGTACCGTCTTAGGCTTGATGAAGAAACAGGTTACTGCTGGGATTCATTGATGCAGCTCCAACACTGTTCTGGAGAGCTGATCTTGTTCTTTCTCAACGGTGAGACTTACATTGGCCCAGGGTGTTGCAGTGCTATAAGAACCGTGGGAAGCAAGTGTTGGCCTACTATGATTGGTGTTCTTGGTTTCACTGCTCAAGAAGGTGACATGCTCCAAGGTTATTGTGATGATGAACACGATGAACATGCTCTTGCCTTCTCACCACTGCCTACTACGGTTGCTTGA
- the LOC106297038 gene encoding caffeic acid 3-O-methyltransferase-like, which translates to MGYVSDPKSMNEINGDDETELGLRAVRLANYITFPMVFKAAIELGVIDTLYSAARADMNGSSSFLKPSEIATRLPTTPSNPEAPALLDRMLRLLASYSMVKCQILDGERVYKAEPICKYFLRYNIEEIGTLASQFILELDSVFLNTWAQLKDVVLEGGDAFARANGGLKLFDYMGTDERLSKLFNRTGFSVGVLQKFLEVYKGFEGVNVLVDVGGGVGNTLGFVTSKYPNIKGINFDLTCALTQAPSYPNVEHVAGDMFVEVPRGDAIILKRMLHDWSDEDCAKILKNCWKALPENGKVIIMELVIPDEAESADVQSNIAFDMDLLMLTQCSGGKERSRAEYEAMAADSGFANCKFVCQAYHLWVIEFTK; encoded by the exons ATGGGATACGTTTCAGACCCTAAATCCATGAATGAGATTAATGGAGATGATGAGACCGAGCTTGGTTTGAGGGCGGTGAGGCTAGCCAATTACATAACCTTCCCAATGGTTTTCAAAGCCGCCATCGAACTTGGTGTCATCGATACTCTCTACTCAGCTGCTCGTGCTGATATGAATGGATCCAGTTCATTCCTCAAACCGTCTGAGATAGCTACTCGGCTTCCTACAACGCCTAGTAATCCTGAAGCACCTGCTTTGTTGGACCGTATGCTTCGTTTACTCGCTAGTTACTCAATGGTCAAATGCCAAATCCTAGATGGTGAGAGGGTTTACAAAGCTGAACCCATTTGCAAGTATTTCTTGAGATACAATATTGAAGAAATAGGAACACTTGCTTCTCAATTCATTCTTGAACTCGACAGTGTCTTCCTCAATACATG GGCACAACTGAAAGATGTGGTGCTAGAAGGAGGAGATGCATTTGCTCGTGCCAACGGTGGGTTGAAGCTCTTTGATTACATGGGAACGGATGAGAGACTAAGCAAACTCTTTAACCGGACTGGATTCAGCGTTGGGGTTTTGCAGAAGTTTCTAGAAGTTTACAAAGGTTTCGAAGGAGTTAATGTGTTGGTTGATGTAGGAGGAGGAGTTGGAAACACACTAGGTTTTGTTACTTCAAAGTATCCAAACATTAAGGGTATTAATTTTGATCTAACTTGTGCTTTGACACAAGCACCTTCTTATCCTAATGTGGAGCATGTGGCTGGAGATATGTTTGTAGAAGTCCCAAGAGGAGATGCTATCATCTTGAAA CGTATGCTTCATGATTGGAGTGATGAAGACTGTGCAAAGATTCTCAAGAATTGCTGGAAAGCGTTACCGGAGAATGGGAAAGTGATTATCATGGAACTAGTAATTCCAGATGAGGCAGAGAGTGCAGATGTGCAGTCCAACATTGCATTTGACATGGATTTGTTGATGCTCACACAATGCTCTGGAGGAAAAGAGAGATCAAGGGCTGAGTATGAAGCTATGGCTGCAGATTCGGGTTTTGCCAATTGCAAGTTTGTATGCCAAGCTTATCATTTGTGGGTCATTGAGTTCACTAAATAG